In Pseudomonas sp. Leaf58, one DNA window encodes the following:
- the dmpG gene encoding 4-hydroxy-2-oxovalerate aldolase — translation MDLNGKRITVHDMCLRDGMHPKRHQISLDEMQRIACGLDAAGVPLIEVTHGDGLGGSSVNYGFPAHSDEAYLAAVIPLMKQAKVSALLLPGIGTVEHLKMAHGLGVSTLRVATHCTEADVSEQHIAHARHLGMDTVGFLMMAHMNSAEGLARQGKLMESYGANCIYLTDSAGYLLPHQVSERVAAMRAALRPETEIGFHGHHNLSMGVANSIAAIAAGASRIDAACAGLGAGAGNTPMEVLVAVCKRMGIETGVDVFAIQDVAEDLVVPIMDFPIRSDRDALTMGYAGVYGSFLLFAKRAEQKYGVSAREILVEMGRRGMVGGQEDMIEDTAMTLAKRRA, via the coding sequence ATGGACCTCAACGGCAAACGCATTACCGTACATGACATGTGCCTGCGCGACGGCATGCACCCCAAGCGGCACCAAATCAGCCTGGATGAGATGCAGCGCATCGCTTGTGGCCTGGATGCCGCCGGGGTGCCGCTGATCGAGGTGACCCACGGCGATGGCCTGGGCGGCAGCTCGGTCAACTATGGTTTCCCGGCGCACAGTGACGAGGCCTACCTGGCGGCGGTCATTCCGCTGATGAAGCAGGCCAAGGTGTCGGCGTTGCTGCTGCCGGGCATCGGCACGGTAGAGCACCTGAAAATGGCCCATGGCCTGGGGGTGAGCACCTTGCGTGTGGCCACCCACTGTACCGAGGCGGATGTCAGCGAGCAGCACATTGCCCATGCCCGGCACCTGGGCATGGACACCGTGGGCTTCTTGATGATGGCGCACATGAACAGCGCCGAAGGCCTGGCCCGCCAGGGCAAGCTGATGGAGAGCTATGGCGCCAACTGCATCTACCTGACCGATTCGGCGGGCTACCTGTTGCCGCATCAGGTCAGCGAACGCGTGGCGGCGATGCGTGCCGCGCTGCGTCCGGAGACCGAGATTGGTTTCCATGGCCACCATAACCTGTCGATGGGCGTGGCCAACTCGATTGCCGCGATCGCCGCCGGTGCCAGCCGTATCGATGCGGCCTGCGCCGGGCTCGGCGCCGGGGCTGGGAACACGCCGATGGAGGTGCTGGTAGCGGTGTGCAAGCGTATGGGCATCGAGACCGGGGTGGATGTGTTTGCCATTCAGGACGTGGCCGAGGACCTGGTGGTGCCGATCATGGACTTCCCAATCCGCAGTGACCGCGATGCGCTGACCATGGGCTATGCGGGGGTGTATGGCTCGTTCCTGCTGTTTGCCAAACGTGCCGAGCAGAAGTATGGCGTGTCGGCGCGGGAAATTTTGGTCGAGATGGGCCGGCGCGGGATGGTCGGAGGCCAGGAGGACATGATCGAAGACACCGCAATGACCCTGGCCAAGCGCCGGGCCTGA
- a CDS encoding acyl-CoA dehydrogenase family protein, whose amino-acid sequence MHSLREKTQEEVELIERARHLVPQLKARAAQAERDLRIPDQTIDELQAAGLLRALQPRAFGGYEVDPRTFFEIQMILAEGCMSTAWVYGVMGVHPWQVARYPIEAQREVWEQDHGALISSTYMPAAKVSVVPGGYRISGRWGFSSGSEHCQWVLLGGILPADGDFASEHGTFLLPRADYRIEHNWDVLGLRGTGSHDIVVEDAFVPAHRVQRTNNWQIEATPGRLVNTNPIYAIPFAQVFSRAVSTSAIGALQGAINAFRENAAQHIGKHGARTADDPVAQTAVAEAVITVDSLKLVLERNYEQLMQLARAGEYPDTETRLLYRYQSSYVTNICAERVSDLLRSMAASGLYNGNPVARLFRDLHQARGHIANNFMAYGRSFGAVQLGLPNPDPFV is encoded by the coding sequence ATGCACAGCTTGCGAGAAAAGACCCAGGAAGAAGTCGAACTGATCGAACGAGCGCGGCACTTGGTGCCGCAGCTCAAGGCCCGCGCGGCACAGGCCGAGCGCGACCTGCGCATCCCCGACCAGACCATCGACGAGCTGCAGGCGGCGGGTTTGCTGCGTGCTCTGCAGCCGCGCGCCTTTGGCGGCTACGAAGTCGACCCGCGCACCTTCTTTGAAATCCAGATGATCCTCGCCGAAGGCTGCATGTCGACCGCCTGGGTGTATGGCGTGATGGGCGTGCACCCTTGGCAGGTAGCGCGCTACCCGATCGAGGCGCAGCGCGAGGTCTGGGAGCAGGACCATGGCGCGCTGATTTCTTCTACCTACATGCCGGCGGCCAAGGTCAGCGTGGTACCGGGCGGCTATCGCATCAGCGGGCGCTGGGGCTTCTCCAGCGGCAGTGAGCATTGCCAGTGGGTATTGCTGGGCGGCATCCTGCCTGCCGATGGTGACTTTGCCAGCGAGCATGGCACCTTCCTGCTGCCGCGCGCCGACTACCGTATCGAACACAACTGGGATGTGCTGGGCCTGCGCGGCACCGGCAGCCACGACATTGTGGTCGAGGACGCCTTCGTCCCCGCCCACCGCGTGCAACGCACCAACAACTGGCAGATCGAAGCAACGCCGGGGCGCCTGGTCAACACCAACCCGATCTATGCAATCCCGTTCGCCCAGGTGTTCTCCCGCGCGGTCTCGACCTCGGCCATCGGCGCCTTGCAGGGGGCTATCAATGCCTTCCGCGAGAACGCCGCCCAGCACATCGGCAAGCACGGGGCGCGCACCGCCGACGACCCGGTCGCCCAAACGGCGGTGGCCGAGGCGGTGATTACCGTTGACAGCCTCAAGTTGGTCCTGGAGCGTAACTACGAGCAACTGATGCAACTGGCCCGGGCCGGCGAGTATCCAGACACCGAAACGCGCCTGCTGTACCGCTACCAGTCGTCCTACGTCACCAACATTTGTGCCGAGCGTGTCAGCGACCTGCTGCGCAGCATGGCCGCCTCAGGGCTGTACAACGGCAACCCGGTGGCGCGCTTGTTCCGCGACCTGCACCAGGCCCGCGGGCATATCGCCAACAATTTCATGGCTTACGGGCGCAGCTTCGGTGCGGTGCAGTTGGGCCTGCCCAACCCCGATCCATTCGTCTGA
- a CDS encoding ferredoxin--NADP reductase, protein MNDYFALRVARVIEETADARSLVFDVPESLAERFHYKPGQFLTLRVPFDGGWLPRCYSLSSTPLLDEPLRVTIKRVRDGRASNWLCEQLQEGQTLEVLPPAGVFVPRDLQGDLLLFGGGSGVTPVLSILRSALLAGQGRVLLIYANRDEHSVIFRDELRMLAAVHPQRLQVVHWLDALQGVPSVAQLAELARPFLDAQAFICGPAPFMDAAVQALASLGMPAGRVHVERFVSLPGEGELPPASHSEAAMAAELAVHLDGEDHRLACASGETLLDAMQRAGLNPPSACRVGGCASCMCTLESGEVELLHNDALDAGELAEGWILACQAVPTSPVLRIRFPE, encoded by the coding sequence ATGAATGACTATTTTGCCTTGCGCGTGGCGCGGGTGATCGAGGAAACCGCCGACGCCCGTTCGCTGGTGTTCGACGTGCCCGAGTCGCTGGCCGAGCGCTTTCACTACAAACCGGGCCAGTTCCTGACCCTGCGTGTGCCGTTCGACGGCGGCTGGCTGCCACGCTGCTATTCGCTGTCGAGTACCCCCCTGCTCGACGAACCCTTGCGGGTCACCATCAAACGGGTGCGTGACGGGCGCGCTTCGAACTGGCTGTGTGAACAGCTGCAGGAGGGCCAGACCCTTGAGGTGCTGCCACCGGCCGGGGTATTCGTGCCCCGCGACCTGCAAGGCGACTTGCTGCTGTTCGGTGGCGGCAGCGGGGTGACGCCGGTGCTGTCGATCCTGCGTTCGGCGCTGCTGGCGGGGCAGGGGCGGGTGCTGCTGATTTACGCCAACCGCGACGAGCACTCGGTGATCTTCCGCGATGAGCTGCGCATGCTCGCCGCCGTCCACCCGCAGCGCTTGCAGGTGGTGCATTGGCTGGACGCGCTGCAAGGCGTGCCAAGCGTGGCCCAACTGGCCGAACTGGCCCGGCCATTTCTAGACGCCCAGGCCTTCATCTGCGGCCCGGCGCCGTTCATGGATGCCGCCGTGCAGGCACTGGCCAGCCTGGGCATGCCGGCTGGCCGGGTGCATGTGGAGCGCTTCGTGTCGCTGCCGGGGGAAGGTGAGCTGCCCCCGGCCAGCCACAGTGAGGCGGCGATGGCCGCGGAACTGGCCGTACACCTTGACGGCGAGGATCACCGCCTGGCCTGCGCCAGCGGCGAGACGCTGCTCGATGCCATGCAGCGCGCCGGCCTCAACCCGCCCAGCGCCTGCCGTGTGGGCGGGTGCGCCTCGTGCATGTGCACCCTGGAAAGCGGCGAAGTCGAACTGTTGCACAACGATGCCCTGGATGCTGGGGAACTGGCCGAAGGCTGGATCCTGGCCTGCCAAGCGGTCCCCACCAGCCCAGTGCTGCGTATCCGCTTTCCCGAGTGA
- a CDS encoding SDR family NAD(P)-dependent oxidoreductase: MNKVAFITGASRGIGRAAALAFARAGYDLAISARTLEEGEQHQHALRDAAGAPLSGSLNGTAEAIRALGGRVLVVPMDLLDSRSAEHACAAVLAEYGRIDVLVNNAIYQGSDLNSTFLALQPQTLERMFTGYILTPFLLTQAVVQRMLGQGSGVVINVTSGAGESDPPVAADKGGWGYAYGAGKAAVSRLSGILSTELGERGIRAYTLNPGVVTTEALKVTIGEQGVIALRAGSAPPEVPAAVMLWLATDPRAEQYQRRTLAAQALALEYGIVADWR, translated from the coding sequence ATGAATAAAGTAGCCTTCATTACCGGTGCCAGCCGTGGCATCGGCCGGGCGGCGGCACTGGCGTTTGCCCGTGCCGGTTACGACCTGGCGATCAGTGCGCGCACCCTCGAAGAGGGCGAACAACACCAGCATGCCTTGCGCGACGCCGCTGGCGCGCCGTTGTCGGGTAGCCTCAATGGCACCGCTGAGGCGATCCGCGCGCTGGGCGGCCGGGTGTTGGTGGTGCCGATGGACTTGCTCGACAGCCGTTCGGCCGAGCACGCCTGCGCGGCAGTGCTGGCCGAGTACGGGCGTATCGATGTGCTGGTGAATAACGCCATCTACCAGGGCAGCGACCTTAATTCGACGTTCCTGGCGCTGCAGCCGCAGACCCTGGAGCGGATGTTCACCGGGTACATCCTGACGCCGTTCCTGCTGACCCAGGCGGTGGTGCAGCGGATGCTCGGGCAGGGCAGTGGGGTGGTGATCAACGTCACCTCCGGTGCCGGCGAGAGCGACCCACCGGTGGCGGCGGACAAAGGCGGCTGGGGCTATGCCTACGGTGCCGGCAAGGCGGCGGTATCGCGCTTGTCGGGGATTTTGTCGACGGAGCTGGGTGAGCGAGGTATCCGTGCCTACACCTTGAACCCTGGGGTGGTCACCACCGAAGCCTTGAAGGTGACCATCGGCGAGCAGGGGGTCATTGCCTTGCGCGCCGGCAGTGCACCGCCCGAGGTGCCGGCGGCGGTAATGTTGTGGCTGGCCACCGATCCCCGTGCCGAGCAGTATCAACGGCGCACCCTGGCGGCGCAGGCCTTGGCCTTGGAGTATGGGATCGTCGCCGACTGGCGCTGA
- a CDS encoding FadD3 family acyl-CoA ligase, with product MNPTLDTLAGQAAVPATIARLLYDSAQRFAGHTAIEENGERLDYADLPAQALQVTRGLMALGIQPGDRVGLWAANSREWILAALGIHCAGAVLVPINTRMKGGEAADVLARSGCRVLFMQQRFLEVDYPALLAPHRPATLEHQVIFACEQPAAAPDLSYAQFLLGAATIEKLTAERRALSIQPEAICDLLFTSGTTGKPKGVMSAHGQNLRAFAEYVRVLGLVPGDRYLIVNPFFHAFGYKAGWLTCLLAGATILPHAVFDAEAVFQRIARERISVLPGAPTLYLSLLAHPRLAQTDLSSLRIAVTGSASIPPSLIERMRNELGFSVVTTAYGLTECGGLATLCDPQAPAEVIAGTSGQPLPGTEVSIRDAANRALPQGETGEICLRGFHIMQGYFQDPAATAEAIDAEGWLHTGDVGRLDPQGNLAITDRLKDMYIVGGFNCYPAEIEAALLAHPAIAQVAVIGIADARMGEVGCACVVLREGQQLDEQGLIGWSRERMANYKVPRQVRFFPALPLNPSNKVAKNDLRAAVAQA from the coding sequence ATGAACCCGACCCTCGATACCCTTGCCGGGCAGGCCGCTGTGCCTGCCACCATTGCCCGCCTGCTGTACGACAGCGCGCAACGCTTTGCCGGCCATACCGCCATCGAAGAAAACGGCGAGCGCCTGGATTACGCCGACCTGCCAGCGCAGGCGCTGCAGGTTACCCGTGGCCTGATGGCGCTGGGCATCCAGCCAGGCGACCGGGTTGGCCTGTGGGCCGCCAACAGCCGTGAGTGGATCCTGGCGGCGCTGGGCATCCATTGCGCGGGTGCCGTGCTGGTGCCGATCAACACCCGTATGAAGGGGGGCGAAGCCGCCGATGTGCTGGCCCGCAGCGGTTGCCGGGTGCTGTTCATGCAGCAGCGCTTCCTGGAGGTCGATTACCCGGCACTGCTTGCACCGCATCGCCCGGCCACCCTGGAACACCAGGTGATTTTCGCCTGCGAGCAGCCAGCGGCCGCCCCCGACCTGAGCTACGCGCAGTTTCTGCTTGGCGCCGCGACCATCGAGAAACTTACGGCCGAGCGCCGGGCCCTGAGCATTCAGCCCGAAGCCATCTGCGACCTGCTGTTCACCTCCGGGACTACCGGCAAGCCCAAGGGCGTGATGAGTGCCCATGGGCAGAACCTGCGGGCATTTGCCGAGTACGTGCGGGTATTGGGGTTGGTGCCGGGCGACCGCTACCTGATCGTCAACCCGTTCTTCCATGCCTTTGGCTACAAGGCCGGCTGGCTGACCTGCTTGCTTGCTGGGGCGACCATTCTGCCGCATGCGGTGTTCGATGCCGAGGCGGTGTTCCAGCGCATTGCCCGCGAGCGCATCAGCGTGCTGCCGGGGGCGCCGACCTTGTACCTGTCGCTATTGGCCCACCCACGCCTGGCGCAAACCGACCTGTCGAGCTTGCGCATCGCTGTGACCGGCTCGGCGAGCATCCCGCCCAGCCTGATCGAGCGCATGCGCAACGAGCTGGGCTTCAGTGTCGTGACTACCGCCTATGGCCTGACCGAATGCGGTGGCCTGGCCACCCTGTGCGACCCGCAGGCCCCGGCCGAGGTCATTGCCGGTACCAGCGGGCAACCGTTGCCGGGCACCGAAGTGAGCATCCGCGACGCCGCCAACCGCGCCTTGCCGCAGGGCGAGACCGGGGAAATCTGCCTGCGTGGCTTTCACATCATGCAGGGGTACTTCCAGGACCCGGCCGCCACCGCCGAGGCCATCGATGCCGAAGGTTGGTTGCACACCGGCGACGTCGGCCGCCTGGACCCACAGGGCAACCTGGCCATCACCGACCGCCTCAAGGACATGTACATCGTCGGTGGCTTCAACTGCTACCCGGCAGAAATCGAAGCCGCGCTGCTGGCGCACCCGGCCATCGCCCAGGTGGCGGTGATCGGCATTGCCGATGCGCGCATGGGTGAGGTCGGTTGTGCCTGTGTGGTGCTGCGCGAGGGGCAGCAACTCGACGAGCAGGGGCTGATCGGCTGGAGCCGCGAGCGCATGGCCAACTACAAAGTGCCGCGCCAGGTGCGGTTCTTCCCGGCGCTACCGCTGAACCCGTCAAACAAGGTCGCCAAAAACGACCTGAGGGCTGCCGTGGCCCAGGCTTGA
- a CDS encoding glucose 1-dehydrogenase produces the protein MSILQRFRIDGGVAIVTGSGRGIGRAIALAYAEAGADVVCAARSLDDVQAVAEEIRALGRNALAFACDVNDSEQRQALVRQSHEHLGRITHLVNNVGGGGPNDPLGLSPEQFDEILRFNVSSAYAFCQLCVPLMRDAGGGNIVNISSVAARYAQRHFSAYGTAKAALSHLTRLLAQDFAPQVRVNAVAPGPTLTAALNSVMPAAMRQTMEANTPLKCLGSPEDIAAAALYLASPASAWVTGKIIDVDGGADCSVWAG, from the coding sequence ATGAGTATCCTGCAACGATTCCGTATCGACGGCGGCGTTGCCATCGTCACCGGCAGTGGCCGCGGCATCGGCCGGGCCATCGCCCTGGCCTACGCCGAAGCCGGCGCCGATGTGGTGTGCGCCGCGCGTTCGCTGGACGACGTCCAAGCGGTGGCCGAGGAAATCCGCGCGCTGGGCCGCAATGCCCTGGCGTTCGCCTGTGACGTCAACGACAGCGAGCAGCGCCAGGCCCTGGTGCGCCAGAGTCACGAGCACCTTGGCCGCATCACGCACCTGGTCAACAACGTCGGCGGCGGCGGCCCCAATGACCCGCTGGGCCTGAGCCCTGAGCAGTTCGACGAAATCCTGCGCTTCAACGTGTCCAGTGCCTACGCCTTCTGCCAGCTGTGCGTACCGCTGATGCGCGACGCTGGCGGCGGCAATATCGTCAACATCAGCTCGGTGGCCGCCCGCTACGCGCAGCGCCACTTCAGTGCCTACGGCACGGCCAAGGCGGCGCTCAGCCACCTGACCCGCCTGCTGGCCCAGGACTTCGCGCCACAGGTGCGGGTCAATGCCGTGGCCCCCGGCCCTACCCTGACGGCCGCCTTGAACAGCGTGATGCCGGCCGCCATGCGCCAGACCATGGAAGCCAACACCCCGCTCAAGTGCCTGGGCAGCCCCGAAGACATCGCCGCCGCCGCCCTGTACCTGGCCTCGCCTGCTTCCGCCTGGGTCACCGGCAAGATCATCGATGTCGACGGTGGTGCCGACTGCAGCGTCTGGGCTGGCTGA
- a CDS encoding fumarylacetoacetate hydrolase family protein — translation MDAHLIQALGDQLFDALRGRHTLQPLTRRHPALTLDQAYRISLAFLQRREALGERVVGKKIGVTSRAVQEMLDVHQPDFGFLTDAMQVADGSDVSLAQHQLIQPRAEGEIAFMLGEDLHGPGITAEDVLAATQWVMPCFEIVDSRIDDWQIRIQDTVADNASCGVFALGKQRLDPRTLDLAKVQMQVLKNGQPAGSGLGSAVQGHPCAAVAWLANTLGELGMPLRRGEIILSGALAPLVPVTAGDRISLSMSGLGQSSLRFVP, via the coding sequence ATGGATGCCCATCTGATCCAAGCGCTTGGCGACCAGCTGTTCGACGCCCTGCGCGGTCGCCATACCCTGCAACCGCTGACCCGCCGCCACCCGGCCCTGACCCTCGACCAGGCCTACCGCATTTCGCTGGCTTTTTTGCAGCGCCGCGAAGCCCTGGGCGAGCGCGTGGTTGGCAAGAAAATCGGCGTGACCAGCCGCGCCGTGCAAGAAATGCTCGACGTGCACCAGCCGGATTTCGGTTTTCTGACCGACGCCATGCAGGTGGCGGATGGCAGCGATGTCAGCCTTGCCCAGCACCAGTTGATCCAGCCGCGCGCCGAAGGTGAGATCGCTTTCATGCTCGGCGAAGACCTGCACGGCCCTGGCATTACCGCCGAGGACGTGCTGGCCGCGACGCAGTGGGTGATGCCCTGCTTCGAAATCGTCGACTCGCGCATCGACGACTGGCAGATCCGCATTCAAGACACCGTGGCCGACAACGCCTCGTGCGGCGTATTCGCCCTTGGCAAGCAACGCCTCGACCCGCGCACGCTGGACCTGGCCAAGGTGCAGATGCAGGTGCTCAAGAATGGCCAGCCGGCCGGCAGCGGCCTGGGCTCGGCCGTTCAGGGCCACCCCTGCGCGGCGGTGGCCTGGCTGGCCAACACCCTGGGCGAGCTGGGCATGCCGTTGCGCCGCGGCGAAATCATCCTGTCCGGTGCTTTGGCGCCGCTGGTGCCGGTCACTGCCGGCGACCGTATCAGCCTGAGCATGAGCGGGCTGGGCCAGTCCAGCCTGCGCTTCGTGCCCTGA
- a CDS encoding acetaldehyde dehydrogenase (acetylating) — MSKKIRCALIGPGNIGTDLLYKLQRSEVLEPVWMVGIDASSEGLARAREMGLKTTADGVDGLLPHVREDNIQIAFDATSAYVHAQNSHKLNALGVLMIDLTPAAIGPYCVPPVNLKANLGLGVMNVNMVTCGGQATIPLVAAVSSVQPVAYAEIIATAASKSVGPGTRKNIDEFTRTTASAVEQVGGARQGKAIIIINPAEPPLIMRDTVHCLTDDEPDQDAIRAAIEAMIQQVQRYVPGYRLVNGPVFDGKRVSIFMEVEGLGDYLPRYAGNLDIMTAAAARTAELFAEEILKGELVLRPAPAALA, encoded by the coding sequence ATGAGCAAGAAAATCCGATGTGCATTGATCGGGCCGGGCAACATCGGCACCGACCTGCTGTACAAACTCCAACGCAGCGAGGTACTGGAGCCGGTCTGGATGGTGGGCATCGATGCCAGCTCCGAAGGCCTGGCGCGCGCGCGCGAGATGGGCCTGAAAACCACCGCCGACGGCGTCGACGGCCTGCTGCCGCACGTACGCGAAGACAACATCCAGATCGCCTTCGATGCCACCTCGGCCTACGTGCATGCGCAAAACAGCCACAAGCTCAACGCCCTCGGCGTGCTGATGATCGACCTGACCCCTGCGGCCATCGGCCCCTACTGCGTACCACCGGTCAACCTCAAGGCCAACCTCGGGCTGGGGGTGATGAACGTGAACATGGTCACCTGCGGCGGCCAGGCGACCATCCCGCTGGTGGCAGCGGTGTCCAGCGTGCAGCCGGTGGCCTATGCCGAGATCATCGCCACCGCCGCCTCGAAGTCGGTAGGCCCGGGGACGCGCAAGAACATCGACGAATTCACCCGCACCACCGCCAGCGCGGTGGAACAGGTGGGCGGCGCCCGGCAGGGCAAGGCAATCATCATCATCAACCCGGCCGAACCGCCGCTGATCATGCGTGACACCGTGCATTGCCTGACCGACGACGAACCCGACCAGGACGCAATCCGCGCCGCCATCGAGGCGATGATCCAGCAGGTGCAGCGCTACGTGCCGGGCTACCGCTTGGTCAACGGGCCAGTGTTTGACGGTAAGCGCGTGTCGATCTTCATGGAGGTGGAAGGCCTGGGCGACTACCTGCCGCGCTACGCCGGCAACCTTGACATCATGACGGCGGCAGCGGCGCGTACCGCCGAGCTGTTCGCCGAAGAAATTCTCAAGGGCGAGCTGGTGCTGCGCCCTGCCCCTGCTGCCCTGGCTTAA
- a CDS encoding helix-turn-helix transcriptional regulator codes for MEKAVLTHDALARLGCDLATFDRLVGEVYEGALDPKLMANALTSFRTLYDANYVTLILRVPDQPDMGVMIIAGDIEGAGDVTYMTYPQTNTPFANQPPDQVFAVDDVMTYPEWERSAYFKMFCSQQDVYHVMGADISTPDGGKLRFRITRPKRLPNFSADERALCGMFVPHLRRALQMHNLLDRSESLSELYSQAISRLSVATLVLDESGSVLQVNPVAQDILASADGLKLVGGRLEATYPSDNRELQRLIRAAFSEDAPRGAEAMSVTRPSGLVNLGLVVESIPSLDWADERGQPAALVYIRDAASKSLASEVVTKQLFNLTRAETALAMELANGLSLEEAAEELNIRRNTARAHLRSIFSKTGVRRQTELVRILLNSVVALGKPKVALKAVERLKVPPPKLAVATARSA; via the coding sequence GTGGAAAAAGCTGTCTTGACCCATGATGCACTGGCCAGACTCGGCTGCGACTTGGCGACCTTCGATCGCCTGGTGGGCGAAGTCTACGAAGGCGCCCTCGACCCCAAGCTGATGGCCAACGCGCTGACCAGCTTCCGTACCCTCTACGACGCCAATTACGTGACCTTGATCTTGCGCGTGCCGGACCAACCGGACATGGGTGTGATGATCATTGCCGGGGACATTGAAGGGGCCGGTGATGTGACCTACATGACCTACCCGCAAACCAACACCCCGTTTGCCAACCAGCCGCCAGACCAGGTGTTCGCTGTCGACGACGTCATGACATACCCCGAGTGGGAGCGCAGTGCCTACTTCAAGATGTTCTGCAGCCAGCAGGACGTGTACCACGTGATGGGCGCTGACATCTCCACACCCGATGGCGGCAAGTTGCGTTTTCGCATCACCCGGCCCAAGCGCTTGCCGAACTTCTCGGCCGATGAGCGCGCCCTGTGCGGTATGTTCGTGCCGCACCTGCGCCGCGCCTTGCAGATGCATAACCTGCTCGACCGCAGCGAGTCGCTCAGCGAGCTTTATTCGCAGGCCATCAGCCGCCTGTCGGTGGCCACGCTGGTGCTGGACGAAAGCGGCAGCGTGCTGCAGGTCAACCCGGTGGCCCAGGACATCCTGGCCAGTGCCGACGGGCTGAAGCTGGTGGGCGGGCGCCTGGAGGCGACCTACCCGAGTGATAACCGCGAGCTGCAGCGTTTGATTCGTGCGGCGTTCTCCGAAGATGCACCGAGAGGCGCCGAAGCCATGTCGGTGACCCGGCCGTCGGGGTTGGTCAACCTGGGCCTGGTGGTGGAGTCGATCCCTTCGCTGGACTGGGCCGACGAGCGCGGCCAGCCGGCAGCGCTGGTTTACATCCGCGATGCTGCCAGCAAGTCGCTGGCCAGTGAGGTGGTGACCAAGCAGCTGTTCAACCTGACCCGCGCCGAAACCGCGTTGGCCATGGAGCTGGCCAACGGGCTGTCGCTGGAAGAAGCCGCCGAAGAGCTGAACATTCGTCGCAACACGGCGCGGGCGCATTTGCGCTCGATTTTCTCCAAGACCGGGGTACGCCGGCAGACCGAGCTGGTGCGCATCCTGCTTAACAGCGTGGTTGCCCTGGGCAAGCCCAAGGTCGCGCTGAAGGCGGTCGAACGCCTCAAGGTCCCGCCACCAAAGCTGGCCGTGGCCACTGCGCGCAGCGCCTGA
- a CDS encoding SDR family oxidoreductase gives MSVTAISGSASGIGAAVAAALRAAGHEVIGIDRANAEVVADLSTAQGRAAAIAEVLERSGGVLDGLVCCAGIGVTAPSCGLILAVNYFGVSQLLDGLQGALAQGRNPAALVIGSVAATQPGADQQAMTAAMLEGAEGHALELANGLGQPHVAYACSKYAIAHYARRLAPTWGQQGIRLNVVAPGAVQTPLHQASLDDARFGKAVRDFVAPLGRAGRPEEIAALVAFLQSEQASFVHGSVVFIDGGMDAMVRAPRF, from the coding sequence ATGTCTGTTACAGCTATCAGTGGCAGTGCCTCGGGCATTGGCGCGGCGGTGGCTGCCGCGCTGCGTGCGGCAGGCCATGAAGTCATCGGCATCGACCGCGCCAATGCCGAGGTGGTGGCCGACCTTTCTACCGCGCAAGGCCGTGCGGCGGCCATTGCCGAGGTGCTCGAGCGCAGCGGCGGGGTGCTCGATGGCCTGGTGTGCTGCGCTGGGATCGGGGTGACCGCACCGTCTTGCGGCTTGATCCTGGCGGTCAATTACTTTGGCGTGAGCCAGTTGCTCGACGGTTTGCAAGGTGCCCTGGCGCAGGGGCGCAACCCGGCTGCGCTGGTCATCGGCTCGGTGGCCGCGACCCAGCCGGGGGCTGACCAGCAGGCGATGACCGCGGCGATGCTCGAAGGCGCCGAGGGCCATGCGCTGGAGCTGGCCAACGGCCTGGGCCAGCCGCATGTGGCCTATGCCTGTTCCAAGTACGCCATTGCCCATTACGCCCGGCGCCTGGCGCCGACCTGGGGCCAGCAGGGCATCCGCTTGAATGTGGTGGCACCCGGTGCGGTGCAAACGCCGTTGCACCAGGCGTCGCTGGACGATGCCCGCTTTGGCAAGGCTGTACGGGATTTCGTCGCGCCGCTGGGGCGGGCTGGGCGCCCGGAGGAAATCGCTGCGCTGGTGGCGTTCCTGCAGTCCGAGCAGGCGTCGTTCGTGCATGGCAGCGTAGTTTTCATCGATGGCGGTATGGACGCGATGGTGCGTGCGCCGCGTTTCTGA